In the genome of Lactuca sativa cultivar Salinas chromosome 3, Lsat_Salinas_v11, whole genome shotgun sequence, the window AGCCCTAAGGTCCTAACGCCTAATCAATCCTGTAAGTTTTTTCTAATCTGTCAAATTTCTTACATAACCTAATTGAAAGTTTCTTGCATAACTCCTAATCCAGTAAGTTtttgaaatttcagtttttttaTATAGCGAGAAGTGAACTTTCCATTCAACTCATCCGATCCAAGATTGCAGACTTACCGTGTTAAGGAAACTGGATTACACTAAGCCTCATTAATTTTACAGgtaatttttttctttctttttcttctacTACTCTTGCTTTATGAAATTCTGATCAAGTTatgtttttgattttgattgTTTTTATATAATCTGTAAATCTGATAAGTTATGTATATGTCTATTGTTGAATATGATATAGTATGTCTATTGTTGAATCTGTATATGAATTctgtttttgatttttctgagatGCGATATGAATTCTGATTTTGATTTTGCTGAGATGTTAATTCAGAATTCTGAATAATTGGATGAATATAATCTGTTGATTTTTTTAAATTCTGATTTTTGAATAATCTGATTGTTTTTTTGATTTATGAATAGTATGTTAATTTAATTTCTGAAAATCTAAAAGATACTATTTTTTGTTTAGGTTGTGGATACATTGTTAACTTCAGGTTGTGGATACGGATTGCTAATCTCACGGATTACTAATCTCAGGTTGTATCCTTCTTTGTTATTAATACATCTTTTTTATTACAATTTTTGTTGTGAAGTTTAAATATGTTTCCTAGAAAACAACCATCTGGTGCTCAAAATAGGAAACGAAAACGAAAAGAACAGGATCTTACTAATAAATTACAAGGATCTTTAAATAAGTATCTTGTTAGAAATGAAAATAATGATGAAAATACTAATGATGTTGAAACTAATGATTTTGTTGATAATTCTaaaggtccaattgaaacttctaATGAACCTATTGAAAATTCTAATGATCATGAAAATAATGATTTTGTTGATAAATCTAGTGATATTAATATTTTTGATCCAAGGGTATGGGATAAGTTAgattttaaaatgaaagatttgctTGTAGAAAAATGGCCTATTAGGGAAATTGAAAATAACAAAATTTTTCCAAAAGATGCACTAGGTAGacatttttcttgtgaattttataTTCGTAAATTAAAGAATGGTGATTCTTATGATAGAAAGTGGTTGGTGTATTCAAAAGAACTTGATAAagtgttttgtttttgttgtaagttatttaaaaCAGCTAGATCTAGAAGTAATTTGGCAACCGAAGGAATTAATGATTGGAAACATCTTAGTGAAAAATTAAATGAACATGAACATAGTTCTGAACACATGATTAATTTAAAAACTTGGACACAAACACGACTTAGGTTAAGgaaaaatgaaacaattgataaagAGTTACAAGAAAGAATAAAAAAAGATACTCAACATTGGAAAGAAGTTTTTGTAAGAATTATTGCTGTTGTAAAATGTTTAGTTGAATATAATTTGGCTTTTCGTGGAACTAATGAAAAAATATATGAGAAATCTAATGGTAACTTTTTAGGTGTACTTCAAATGATTGCTGAGTTTGATCCAATAATGAAACACCATTTTCAACTTattcaagataaaaaaaaaagtcacTTTCATTACATTAGtcataaaattcaaaatgaaTTAATTGAATTGTTGGCATCCGAAGTTAAAAGTGCAattattagaaaaataaaaaaagcaAAATATTTTTCGGTAATTCTTGATTGCACTCCGGATGCAAGTCGTAAAGAGCAAATGACTTTGATTATTAGATGTGTTGATGTTGCAAATGTTCCAATAAAAGTAGAAGAGTTTTTTTTAGAGTTTTTAATGGTAGAAGATACATCCGGTTTAGGACTttttaatgttttacaaaatgCTTTAAAATCTCTTGACTTGGATATTAATTGTATTCGAGGACAAGGATATGATAATGGAGCAAATATGAAAGGCAAACATCAAGGTGTACAAAAAAGATTGCTTGATATAAACTCAATAGCTTTTTATATGCCTTGTGGATGTCATAATTTAAATTTAGTTTTGTGTGATATGACAAACTCTTGTCATAAAGCTAAAACATTTTTTGGTACTTGTCAAACAATATATAATGTTTTTTCTAGCTCCACACATAGATGGAGTGTTTTACTTGACCATGTAGATGAGTTAACCCTAAAATCATTGTCTACTACTCGTTGGGAAAGTCACATTGAAAGTGTTAAAGCAATAAAAACTCAACTTTTTCAAATAAAAGAAGCATTAACAAATTTAGCTCAAGTGAGTGATGATGGTAAGGTTTGTAGAGATGCAGAATCATTAGTAGATGGtgaattttctaattttgaatttattttaagttTAGTGATATGGCATGAAATTTTATTTAGAAATAATTTGGTAAGTAAAAAATTACAATCCAAGGATATGATTCTTGATGTTGCAATAAAAAATTTAGAAGGATTagttaattattttgaaaaatataggGAAAATGGGTTTGACACTGCTATTAATGAGGCTAAAAACATAGCAGAAAATATTGGAGTTGAACCAAAATTTCCTATCAAACGTGTTTATAGTAGAAAAAAACAATTTGATGAAGTTCCAAATACTGAAAGAGAACAACAATCATCTCAAGAAAAATTTAGAACTGATTATTTTATtgttatagtagatatggctcTAACTCAATTGAGAAGTAGATTTGAGCAAATGCAACATTTTGaatctatttttggatttttgtttgatGGTTCAAAGTTAAAATCTTTACTTGATGATGAATTAAAAAAATGTTGTAAGAAACTTGAAACTAGTTTGACAAATGGTGAGGAACTTGATATTGATGGAAAAGATTTATTTATTGAGTTACAAGTTTTGCAGGAAATGTTGCCGGATGAAGCATATAAAGGTGAACTTCCTTGGACAGCTATTCAAATTATGGAGTTTGCAAAGGGGATGGACATGTTTCCCAATGTGTTGGTGGCATATAAGATTTTGTTGACGGTACCGGTCACAGTTGCTTCCGCGGAAAGAAGTTTTTCGAAATTGAAGTTATTGAAGTCATATCTTCGAAGTACCATGACTCAagaaatattaaattgattaacaATTTTGAGTATTGAAAG includes:
- the LOC111912082 gene encoding uncharacterized protein LOC111912082, with protein sequence MSIVESVVDTLLTSGCGYGLLISRITNLSLNMFPRKQPSGAQNRKRKRKEQDLTNKLQGSLNKYLVRNENNDENTNDVETNDFVDNSKGPIETSNEPIENSNDHENNDFVDKSSDINIFDPRVWDKLDFKMKDLLVEKWPIREIENNKIFPKDALGRHFSCEFYIRKLKNGDSYDRKWLVYSKELDKVFCFCCKLFKTARSRSNLATEGINDWKHLSEKLNEHEHSSEHMINLKTWTQTRLRLRKNETIDKELQERIKKDTQHWKEVFVRIIAVVKCLVEYNLAFRGTNEKIYEKSNGNFLGVLQMIAEFDPIMKHHFQLIQDKKKSHFHYISHKIQNELIELLASEVKSAIIRKIKKAKYFSVILDCTPDASRKEQMTLIIRCVDVANVPIKVEEFFLEFLMVEDTSGLGLFNVLQNALKSLDLDINCIRGQGYDNGANMKGKHQGVQKRLLDINSIAFYMPCGCHNLNLVLCDMTNSCHKAKTFFGTCQTIYNVFSSSTHRWSVLLDHVDELTLKSLSTTRWESHIESVKAIKTQLFQIKEALTNLAQVSDDGKVCRDAESLVDEIIWENGFDTAINEAKNIAENIGVEPKFPIKRVYSRKKQFDEVPNTEREQQSSQEKFRTDYFIVIVDMALTQLRSRFEQMQHFESIFGFLFDGSKLKSLLDDELKKCCKKLETSLTNGEELDIDGKDLFIELQVLQEMLPDEAYKGELPWTAIQIMEFAKGMDMFPNVLVAYKILLTVPVTVASAERSFSKLKLLKSYLRSTMTQEILN